From Paraburkholderia sprentiae WSM5005:
ATTATGCAACGCCGGCATCCCGCGATCGAATAACCGCTCGTTCGTGCGGATTCAACCGGTGGAGCTGCCGTCTGAACGTCCTCGCGACGCGTCGGGCGAAGGTCGCCTTCTGGCCGACAGTTCTCTCTGCGTTCCCCGCTATTCCACGAAGAGCTGTTTGTGTTGGTGTCTTTTCTCTCGATGCTGATCTCTCGACGTAGCGCGAACGAAAAAGCTGTCCTATGCTCGACAATGCAGCGCGCGCATCACTGGGAAAGCCCGGCCGGCATCGACCGTGCAGCTAACTTCTGCCTCCGTCTGGACCCATGTTTGCGCTGCCTCCATTTCTTCCATCGACGCGGCCTCCTGTCCAGTCTCTCCCACGAAGCCTCGCATGCGTGGCGTTGATCGCCACCGGCGCGCTGGTGGCGCTGGCCACATGGTACCCGGGGCACTGGCAGGTACTCCTACTGCTCCTGCCGGCCGTATGGTCGCGCGTGCGCGGACGTACCTCGGCACTCGCGATCTGGATCGGCTATTACCTTGCTGGCGCACGGGATATTCCCGTCGTAAGCATGCGCTTCTTTTCCGGCTATGGAGATCTGACGCGCCCCGAAGCGTTGATGCTCGGCTTCTCGTTCTGGATCGCGCAGGCGTGCGTGCTGGCGACACCGTGGGCCGTGCTCAAACCTGGGGCGAACGCGAGCGCCGCACGCCGCGCCTTGTGCGCCGCCGTCGCGACGGTGCTCGTGACCGTACCACCGCTTGGGATCGTTGGGTGGTTATCGCCTGCATATGTCGCCAGCACCCTTTTTCCCGGTTGGAAGGCGCCAGGCCTGGCGCTCGGCATAACCGCCATCGCGTGCGCGGCCTCCGTCTTACGCGGTCGCTTCGCCCGACAGGTTGCAACGCTGCTGGTGATCCTATCCCTTCTCGCGCGAAGTGCGGCGAGCGCGCCAGTTGTACCGTCCCGGTGGACAGCACTCGACACACTCCTCGGCCGGTTCGATCAGTCCAGCTATACGTCGCTCTATGCCCGGACGCAACAGGTCCAGGTCATCACGCAGCGTGCGTTCAGCGAAGGCGCCACCGTTGTTGTCCTTCCGGAGGAAATCGTGGGGCTGTGGCGCCCGGCGATGGGCTACTGGTGGCATGACGATATCCAGGCATTCGCCGCAGCGAAGCAAACATTGATCGTCGGTATGGACCTGACCGCGTCCGGCACGCCGTTCCGGTACACCGACAGCGCGGTCATCGTCGGCGTGGACCACGGCCGCCTGGATAGTCGCCAGCCGGTGCCGGCGGCGCTGTGGCGCCCCGGTGCGGCCGTCAGCGCGACCCGCGGGAGTCTCAGCCAGCCATACGTCATGGTTGCAGGCAAGAGCGTGGCCTTCTCGATCTGCTATGAAGACCTATTGTGGTGGCCGCACTGGCGCATCCTGCTGCATTCGCCCGATGTGCTCGTCAGCCTGTCCAACAGCTGGTTCGATTCGGACCTCGCGCTCCCACACATCCAGCGCCAGGGTGTGGCCGCGATCGCCCTACTGTCCGGTGTGCCATTGCTGCGTGCGGTGAACCGGTAGCCGCCGTTGGCGAGGGCAGGCGTGGGATAATCCGCCAGGTTCCCGCTCCTGCTGTCCTGATGCTGAAAGCCGACCGAAGACGAAAGCGCCTCGTTTGCCCGCCGATCGGTGCGCTGATGCGCTACCGGGACAGGATGGTGCGCGTGGTTGCCGAGGCGAGCGGCCAGCGCGCCGTTATCGAGTCCATCTTTGAAGACGGACGCCCGTTGGGGAGCGTAGTGAAGTGGCATAACCTTGTGAGTCCTGGCGACCAGCTCTTCTGAGTCCGACCCATGCAACTCGATATTTTTGACGACAGCCGTGATGTGATGCTGCGCAACGATGTCCTGTCGGCATTGCAACACCACGATGCCTCCGGCGCCCTCCGTGCGCTGCGGATCCTCGGACATGAATATCGAGACGACGCGGCACTCGTGGCGCTTGACACGCTCGTGACCGCCCTCGAAGCACGTTGCAGCCTACTCTTCGCGAACCATGACGCCGCGCTTGGCGCGCGGGAGACGCTACTGACCCGCGTCCGACGCTCGGCGAACCAACTGATGGGCGAACGGGCTGCCATCGCCTGGCTTGCGCCGTTCTGGAACGAACTCGCGCAACGCGCTGCGAGTCTGGCGTTCCGTGCGGCCCAGCCCGATGCACACAGCGCCGCGCTCTACCTGCATACGGGCGACTGGAAAGCCGCTGAAGCCGCCGTCATGCGCATCGAATCCTGGCGACGCATTCCCGCACCGCTGATGTGGATGGCCGAATGCCGATACCGGCTCGATGGTCTCGAGGCCGCCTGGCCGCTTCTGGCCGAACTCGCATGGCTTGCTCCCACCCGTTTCGATGGCCTGCTCCGGCATCTCGAGGACAGTTCGCTGGACACGCTTCGCAGGACATTCGATGCGTCCTTTGAAGGAGGCGGCGATGTCGCCGACCTCACGTGGTTTCCCGCTTGGGCGCTAATTCAGAAAACCGGACTCGCACCACTGCTGAAGCAGGCGCAACCCTGCCGTGACACCAAGCCCGAACGGGCAGCAAGACTCGTGCTTCGGCTGCTCACGCTCGAGCGCGAAGGCCGTCACCACGAATTGATGGAGAGCCGTCGCGATCTGCGTGACCTCCACGATCCCCTCTACCGGCACTACATGAAACCGCGCTGAATGCTGAAAACCGGGATGTCACACACGAGCTCACATCGATGGACCTTCGCCGCCCGTTTCCGGCGTAACGCCTTCGGCTGGAAATCAGCGCTGCCGATCCAGCGGCTGAAAGAAGCGGTCGTCGAGATCCGGCAGGTGGCGCGCTCCGATGGCATCCTTGCCGCCGAAGGCGCAGTGCTCCTGCTCGAAAAACTGTCTCCGGCACTGGAACAGGTCGACAGTTCGTCCGGCGCGATGGGCACCGCAGTCAATCGGGCCATCGATGCACTGGCTCCCCTGATTGCTGGAGCCAAAGTTGATGCCAAAATCAGACAGGCGTGGCTGGAACGTCTCTTTGAGGCGTTGCAGGAAGACCAGATGCCGTATATCGAACGCCTCGCCGATGTGTGGGGAGAACTTGCTGTAACACCGGGTATGGCATCCGCATGGGCGGACAGGCTGCTGCCCATCACGGCCCATGTGATCGGCCCCGACGGCCAGGGTGGATTTTTTGTCGGGACTACCGCGTGCATGAGTGCGCTTTACGTCGCGCACCGGTTCGACGAACTGTTTGCGCTGGTCAACTCGGCGCGCATGACATGGTGGGGGTACCGGCAATGGGGTGTAAAGGCGCTCGTGGCACTCGGCCGGCCCGAAGAGGCGCTACGTTACGCCGAGCAGTCTCATGGCGCCCATGCGCCGGAAAGTGCGATCGCCCTCGCCTGCGAGACGATCCTGCTCGCCCGCGGCATGACGGACGAGGCCTACCGGCGGTATGCGATCGCGGCTAACCGCTCAGGGACGTACCTCGCGACCTTCCGTGCTATCGCGAGGAAGTATCCTGGGCGATCGCAGGCAGCAATCCTGCAAGACCTGATCGAGAGCGAGCCGGGCTCGGAAGGCAAATGGTTTGCGTCCGCGAAGGACGCGGGACTCTTGGATCTCGCGACGTCGCTCATTCAGACCAGCCCGACCGATCCACGCACCCTGATTCGGGCAGCACGGGAGTTCGTGCAGCGACAACCCGCGTTCGCGATGACCTGCGGCATGGCCGCACTGCGCTGGGTCGACGCCGGCGCCGGATACGAGATCACGGCGGCAGACGTGCTCGATGCCTATGCGGCGCTCACCGACGCAGCCTGCGTGAGTGGCGCTTCCCGCGATGCTCTCAACGCGCGGCTTCGGGAACAGTTCGAGCCGGGTGCCACCTCCGCATTCGTCGGCAACCTGCTCGCGCCGCATATCAGGTAGCAGCACCCGCCGAAGCAACCGCCGTCCACGTCCCGGTATGGGATAACGCTCCTACCGCGCGCCTCCGTTGACCGCGTCCTTGAACCCCTTGCCTGCGGTGAACTTCACCGTTTTCGCGGCAGCGATGCTGATCTCCTCACCGGTCGCCGGATTGCGGCCCGTGCGCGCCGCACGCTCGCCCTGACTGAACGAGCCAAATCCGATTAGTTGCACGGTCTCACCCTTGACCACCGCCTCCGTAATCGCGCCGATAAAAGCATCGATGGACTCGCCCGCGATGGCCTTGCTCGAGCCCGTTGCTGACGCGACGGCATCAATCAGTTCCTGCTTGTTCATGAATTCTCCTTCTGTCAATACAAAAATAAGACGGCAAAATATGGCATGGTCGGCTACGCGGACGGCCACTACAGCAAACGAATCCGCGTACCGTACCGCGAAGACAGCTGACCGCACAAGCCCTCTCTTGCCGATTCGACTGGCTCGCCATGGCAAGCCAATAGCCGCAGCGTCGCATATGAACGGTCACGGCCGTGTGCCTCAACGCGGCAATATCCAGAGTGAAAGACATCGATCCAGCGATGACACAAGCACCCTCAGCTTCCTGTCTCGCGGTCGGCGCGTCCATCAACTACCAGACAGGCGCGCTCGAGTAATTCGCCATGGGGGTGGCGGATCTCGACAGTGACCGGCGCAAAGCAACCCGCGCTGCAGCGGCCCTCGCGCGAGACCTGGACGGTCCATCTGTGAAACCGCGCAACATACGGCCCGTGGCGCGCTAGCGCTACGCCCTCATACACCAGCGCCCGTAACATCCGCAGTTCCTCAACGTCCGGCGTGGCCGGCGAGCTGACGTCCATCATTTCCGTGTCCTCTGCCATACTCCAGCGTAGAAGTCATGCACGGCGAACGGCGCGCTCGCGCATGACATCGACGAAGGTGCAAGCTATTCGGCCGTGGCTCGCGCCGCCCGACGCGAACGCCGGCCTGCAGGCTGGACGGGGGTAGCCGCATCGGAGTCTGCGTGATCCGGCGGCGTTCCTGGTTCCTCGCCCGTGGACTCTTCCGCTTCGCCATCGGCCGGACCGGCTGGCTCGCCGGCGCCTTCGTCCCGTGCCGGGGCATCGGACTCGCGCGTCTGGCGCGGGCGGTACACCACCTGATCGATCCGCACGAGGTTCAGGGCAATGGATTCGGCGTCAATATGGGCGCCCGCGTCGGCCTCGTTCTCGCGGTTGATCCATGGACTCACGTAGAAGTCGCCGCGCACGACGACGCTCGCGCCCGTGCGGATATGCTGCATCACGCGCTCGGTCAGGCGCTCGTTCCACACCGTCACGTCGACAGGAAAGGTCCGACCTTCGCGCTGCTCCAGTGTCCCGTCGTCAAGACGCCGGTAGCTGGCAGACATGACGCGCAGTTCGACGATGCGCCGCGTGCCGCTGGCGGTGTTGACCTGCTTCATCGTCGGCGACGCCAGCACGTTGCCGACCAGTTCTGCGTAGATGCCCATTGCGGACTCCGTTCATCAAGGATTGCCCCCTGTGATACGAACGCGCTGTCCATTGCCTGCTTTTTTGGATGGCTGCTCTGCGTTAGCCTGATGCCCCCGCCGGTCGCAACGCGACGGGACCACGCACCTGTCTCAGGTGCCGTCGATCCTTCGAACCTTGACTGTGCCGTGTTCCAGATACATCGTGAGCTGGCTCGCCGCATACCGGAAAACCGACTCCAGTGCGTTGAGCTCCTTCGCGCGCGCGTCGCACTGTTGCAGGTACGCGCGCAGCGGCGCCGGAATGCGATTGAAACATTGCTTCGCGCGCGGCCAGGCGATAGCATGCGGCTCACCGCGGACGAACCAGTCGAGACGATGGCGCGTCGCGCCGCTCGCCAATGCAATGCGCACGCAGCGCAGCGACACGTCGAGCCCGGTGGTCGTGCTCTCCAGGGCCAGCGTCTGCATTTCCGTCACAGTGTCCTCGAGCCAGTGCTCGTACGAGCGCAGCAGCACGCGTATCCCGGCGTCGCCCGCGATCCGTGATACAGGTAGCGCCATCGCTGGCTCAGGGCTGCCGGCTCCCTTACCCTTAAAGGCCTTTGAACGTCGATCCAGATCCGAAGGTCGGCCAGTCATTGCCGCAGTCCTCGCATCACTGCACCAAGGCGTCTGCTGCGGCTTGCGCGACCGCGTCGTCCCCGGACAGCGGCACACTGTCGAGCAGACGCAGTTCCACATCCGACAGGCGACTCACGCGCCGCCGGCTGTGACGTGGCTCACGCGCGCCGGTGAAGACGTCCCGCGGCAATACACCGAGCAGCGCGCGCGCCGCTTCAATGCGTTCGCGTGCGGCAGCATCCGCATTCGGTAGGAAGTCGATGCGCGAAAGCGGCAGCAGTTCGGCGCGCGTCAGCACGCGCTGGCAGCGCACCGCGAAATGGAACACGGACAGGCACCGGTGCCTGGCCGAGCCGATGCGCCGAAAGCCCTCTGTCGACGACATCAGGTCGCGCAACACCGCGGAACGAACGAGGCGCACAAGATAGTCGAGCTCGACAAGCAGCATGACGATCATGTAACCGTACGGTGAGCCAAACTCGAGCGAGACGTGCGCAGGTTCGCGTGATTGCAGCACCGAATACTCGAGGCCTTTTTCCTGCGCGGCATCGAGCAACTCGCGGGCATGCTGCTGCTCGAGCTCGTTCGCGCGCCGGATGCCGGAGATGCGATCCGCGATCTCGATGAGCTTCCAGTCCGCATAAGGGTTGTCGTTGCCCGACAGCGACCACAACGCGCGCAGCGACGCAGCCACGCGGCGGCCGCCCGCCATCGCATGTCCCGACTCCCCTGGCGCAACAGCCCGGCCAAGAAACAGCCGCATCGCGTCGCGCGTGTGCAGCCGCATGCGGTCCGCACCGTCGCTACCGAGCTGACCCATGCGGCTGATCTCCTGCGCCTCGTGCGGGCGCACCAGTGGATCGCTGCCTTGTCGCAGCGTGTGAGTTTCGCGCATGCGATTCAGCGCTTCCTCGCGTTCGAGAAGCAACTGGTAGCGGCCGAACAGCGGATCGGCAGGGTCGGGATCACCGTCGGCAATCAGGTGTGCAAGGACGGCGCGTTCAGTATCAACGTCATAACCGTCGGCAAACGGGGACGACGTGGAGTGCGCGAAGGCGTCGACAGACGGATCAATGGTGTGAGGCGAAGGGGCGGACGTTGTGTCCATAAGAGACTCCCTGAAACAGGTATTCGTTGGACAGTGAGGGAAACGCCAGCACTGTTACCCCGGGTAACAGCAGGCAGCCCCGCACAGCTGCGTGTTAACCGGGTGACAGCGCGCGCGAAGGGAAAACACGGGCCGGTGTATACGCATGTGCTCTGCAAAGGCGATGGATCCGGTCACGCATGGGTGCCCGCCTGACTGGCCGCCCCGCGTGCCGAATGACGCGCAGGGCGATGTGCGATCCGTTCGCGCAGTGCATCGCGAATGGCTGCGAGATTCCGGCGGGCCGTCTCAGGCGTCGACGCGCCCGGCTCCATCGCATCACCTGGAAGCACTGATCCAGCGCTCCCGCCCGCCCCGCCGATCCCCCGCCTGCGTGCCGCGCGCTCGAGGTGCGCCCTGGCGGGGAGGAACTCGCCGCCGATGTAGCGGCGCACGAGCCCTGCGATGTACGCGACGGGCAACTGCACCGGCTGGCGCCGGTGGCCTGCCGCCATCTCGTCGAGCAACATCTGGCGGTCGGTCGCAGGAACCCGTGCGAGGTGCGAGGCGATGAGTGCGCGATCGTTGACCGGCAGCATGGTGGGCCAAACGAGCACGCTGGGGTCGTCTGCCGCAGGCAATGGCAAGATCGGCGAACCAGAATCGGCGCCAAGGTCGATTCCCACCACAACCGCGTTTGATCTCTTGCCGGTCGAGATCGCTGGGCCGGCGGTCGTTGTAGTCCTGTATGTAATCCTTCCGTATACGCGCGCGTCTGGAACGCCCGTTTCCCGCCATCGGTAATGGATCAAACCCGCCAACTGCAGTGGCACCGCAGGCGGATCCACATACAGCCGGAGACTTCCGGTTGGCGACTTCGGGTGCTCCGCCGCCCAGGCACGCACGTGTGGCGCATGAACTTCAATGGCGGACGGCCGGGTGTTACCCGGGGTAACAGCCGGTAGCGTCGCTACGGCTGCACGCGCGTCTCCTTCGCGCAGACTCTGCGCGAGCAGGCGCTTGCGCGTCGCGAGCCGCTCGCGCACATCGCCGCGCGACACCAGGCGTTCGAGCTGGCGCTTCAGTTCGCCCGCATTGACCTGGGTGAAAACACGGCGGCCGGTGCACTGGCGCATGAACTCGCGAATCAGCCCCTGGCGCACAAGCCGCGCTCTCGCGTTATCGAGCTGACGCCGGTTAAGTCCCAGCGTGCGTTGCCACTCTCCGGCCGTGTGCGTGAACCAGGTACATTGCCGGTCGGCCTCGCGGCGCTGCAACTGCACCATCCGCGAGAGCAGCAGCGCGGCATTCACGTTGCCGACGAGATCAACAAAAACGCGTCGGTACGCGACAGTCGGCCCCAGCAACGCGTCACCCGCGAACGGATCCGCCCGCATCGCTTCGATCGATGCTGGGAGCTGCACGGCCATTGGACAGGTCGCGCGAACGGCGGCCGATATGGCTTCCACCTCCAGCCGGTAATGCATGCACGCAGGCTGACCACCACGCCATTCGGCCAGCAGGTTCAGGTCCCGCATGCGCCGCCGCGCATTTTCCTGCTCTTCACGCGACAGGCCTGTCTCGATCAGCCAGTGTTCGCGGGTCTTGTGGATCCAGCCGCCATTGACCTCCACATCGCGTCCGCGTCGCGTCCAGTACACCAACTGCGAGAGCAGCAGCGCCTGCTTCGGATGTCCGGTGATGCGGGCCATGCGCGTCCCGAAAGCGATGGGACGATACGGCCTGAGGAGAGCCCACATCGTTTCGAACTCGGTGATATAGGGATGGCAACCGGGCATCATGACTGGACCTCCTGCAGCTGATTCAGCTGTTGCGGCTGACCGGGACGTACGGGGGGCCAGACAATATGCGCGGTGCGCTCCTCCGCCTTGCGCTGAAGCAGCGCGAGCACAGCCGGCCAGAGGATACGGAACTCATCCGCCAGCAGCGTCTTGCGCCGACGATGCGCGATCAGGCCTTTCGACCGGAGCAGTCGCCGCGCGGCGCGCTGCTGCGACTGGGTGAGCGCCAGTCTGCGCGCGAACTCGTCGGGCGCAACCTGAAGCCAGTCGTGGTGACGTCCCGTCTCACTCTCAACCGTCGACAATTCCGTGAGCATGGCGGCCGCGGCGAGGTCGCCACAGATCTGCACGAAACAGCGGTCTATCGTGATCGGCACGTCGAGCATCGAGAGCACCATTTCGGCTTCGGCAGGCGGCAGTCCCGGTGAATCGTCCCAGGTCTTGCCGGGCAGCAGGTTGCCCTGCGGATCAAGTCGCATGTCATACATGGTCAGACTCCTGGTGTGAAGAAGGTGGGGCAAGCTCTCTGGTGTCCGCATCGAGTGCCGCGAAAAGCGTCGCGAGCGACCATTGCGCATCGCATTGCTCATGCAGCG
This genomic window contains:
- a CDS encoding single-stranded DNA-binding protein yields the protein MGIYAELVGNVLASPTMKQVNTASGTRRIVELRVMSASYRRLDDGTLEQREGRTFPVDVTVWNERLTERVMQHIRTGASVVVRGDFYVSPWINRENEADAGAHIDAESIALNLVRIDQVVYRPRQTRESDAPARDEGAGEPAGPADGEAEESTGEEPGTPPDHADSDAATPVQPAGRRSRRAARATAE
- a CDS encoding PFL_4669 family integrating conjugative element protein; this translates as MDTTSAPSPHTIDPSVDAFAHSTSSPFADGYDVDTERAVLAHLIADGDPDPADPLFGRYQLLLEREEALNRMRETHTLRQGSDPLVRPHEAQEISRMGQLGSDGADRMRLHTRDAMRLFLGRAVAPGESGHAMAGGRRVAASLRALWSLSGNDNPYADWKLIEIADRISGIRRANELEQQHARELLDAAQEKGLEYSVLQSREPAHVSLEFGSPYGYMIVMLLVELDYLVRLVRSAVLRDLMSSTEGFRRIGSARHRCLSVFHFAVRCQRVLTRAELLPLSRIDFLPNADAAARERIEAARALLGVLPRDVFTGAREPRHSRRRVSRLSDVELRLLDSVPLSGDDAVAQAAADALVQ
- a CDS encoding HU family DNA-binding protein codes for the protein MNKQELIDAVASATGSSKAIAGESIDAFIGAITEAVVKGETVQLIGFGSFSQGERAARTGRNPATGEEISIAAAKTVKFTAGKGFKDAVNGGAR
- a CDS encoding carbon-nitrogen hydrolase family protein — translated: MALIATGALVALATWYPGHWQVLLLLLPAVWSRVRGRTSALAIWIGYYLAGARDIPVVSMRFFSGYGDLTRPEALMLGFSFWIAQACVLATPWAVLKPGANASAARRALCAAVATVLVTVPPLGIVGWLSPAYVASTLFPGWKAPGLALGITAIACAASVLRGRFARQVATLLVILSLLARSAASAPVVPSRWTALDTLLGRFDQSSYTSLYARTQQVQVITQRAFSEGATVVVLPEEIVGLWRPAMGYWWHDDIQAFAAAKQTLIVGMDLTASGTPFRYTDSAVIVGVDHGRLDSRQPVPAALWRPGAAVSATRGSLSQPYVMVAGKSVAFSICYEDLLWWPHWRILLHSPDVLVSLSNSWFDSDLALPHIQRQGVAAIALLSGVPLLRAVNR